CTTTAGGTGGGCGACAGTACTTTCGGGAATTGGAGAATTCCCTCGAACTCGCTGTTTTGATCTTGGCCAGCATTGGCCTCGGAGTCCAGAGTGATATGGGTGCTTTGAAGTGGGTGTCGGCCTTTGGAATCACCTTAGGTTACCTCCAGCTCATTTTCCTCATGGGCCGCTATCCGTTCTTGGGGGGCAGTATTAGTCTAATGTTTTACAGCATCATAAGACGCCTGGCCCGAAGTCTGAGTAATTTCCTGGTCCTGGTTGTGGGATACTCCTTCGGGTTCTTCATCATGTTCCAAGACAAAGAAGaccattattttcaaaatcctcTGAAAGCATTTGTGCGCACTCTCACGATGGTATTTGGCGAATTTGAATTCACACAAATGTATGATGCCCACTCCGAAGATAAGTATTCGTTGATGTTCACCATGGTACTTTTAGTATCTTTGGCAGTTATGGGCTCATTGGTGTTGATCAACTTAATCGTTGCTTTGATTGTCTCGGACATCCACGAACTTCAAGAGCAAGCTCGATTACAAGAGTTGGTGAACAAGGCCCAACATGTGGTACACATTGATAGTCTTTTGGATTATGTGTTCCGGTGTTGTTCCCAAATTCGAGGACGTCTGCGCATTTCAAACCAGGTGCGGATTTGTGCCCACAACTTGTGTAATTGTGACGCAAGAAAGATCCGATCTCAAATTGCTAAAGATTTGAAACTAATCGTTCACAAAAGaagcattttgaaagaaatcgaAGACTTGACCACTGGCTCGACAGAGGAAAGGTACGTTGAAGACATGACCAACGCCATGATGAGATTGGGGCGACAAAACAAACAGCGTTTGGCACAATCCAGTACGAATGTATTCACTGCTTTGGCTGAAATCTTGATCGATGGGAGCATGGAAAGATGCAAATGAACACTTCAAAAACCAAGCCTCCGCCGTCATTTCATTACCAGAGCATGTCAGTGTGTGTGCGGTAATCTTGGAGAACACTCCTGAAACCGGCCTGGCCTGCCTTAGAGTTATGAACAAGTTGATCGACGCCATTCAAAGGATCCACTGACCCTCGGCGAAGGCGTTTACAATGCGAAATTTACAGTATGTGAACACTGTACATCATGTGAATTACATAATTCTATGTTGCCTAAACCACAACATTCACACTCACACATAAACACtttaaatttgacaaaaatcttGGCCATTAAGTGCTTTACACAATCGATCGAGATAAAGACACACGGGTAAATTGAATATGgcttttcgacttttttttagatatAGAATTAGCTAGGCaaggatgataatgataatgatgccGCCGCCACCGCCACCGTCTCCGTCAGTGGGTGGGGCCgtggtcaaattttgaaacatggcTAATGATTTATGAAATGCTTACCGTGGTTGCACCTTTATTTGATGTTGTGttaattgaaatttgttaGGGTATTGATGGGCACTGATAGGCAACTCAAGGtgcattttaatttttctATGAACTACAAAGTAAGTTAATTGTATCCAATTGCCTTAGATTCTCATGCAATGATACTATTAATTTTAGAGACCATTCATCTACTTTGTCCTCGACCATCATTTCATACAGGATGcttgaaaatatgatttttcaCTTAGGAGTGCTTTATTACTCCTCCGACTTAAATATTGTTTTTAGTGATTTTAAGTTGATGACACAGTTCCTTCTGTGATACTAGTAAGTTGGCCACGCCCACGAATAGTGGCCCCCTGTGAATCTGTGATTACAACCGTTCAGTGAACCTCCCTcccaatccttcctcttcccttATTTCCTGacccacgtctttttcaagacgtgagcttctagCTCTCAAACCCTCTTCCCCTTCCCAATCATACCTTCCCTATCCCCCCATCAAGGGACAAAATGATCTCTCTTTTCGAGATCGAATTGAACAACTCGATATCGCGAGGAATCAAcatcggcggcaacagcggatgaacaagcggagaggagggaatcaaccggtgtcggcctgcttccTCAACTGCCATGGACGCGCGAATTCATTGCGAGTGGCTGGAGGTGGACGGTGTCTCgacaagatccgaggacacCCTCCACCTTCTAATCCAAAACGTGGGTCACCGAGAAGGaacacgagagttgctttcctggcaaacagggCTTCGTGGTCCAAGTCAGGAAACTCACTGGGCGTGGCCGGCCCAGCACTATATTACCAAAtgctttgagcccacccttctctcgtcctctcctcatcacattgCCGTGGAcgcccaaggcttcaccatTATGGGCGTTTGCaatcagccaaccacggactatgatgatctcatCTTAGATCTCACATCCAATattcagaaggtgaagaatttGGAGCAATCATCAGTAGTagtgacttcaacatccgtcctgactcgagtgaattctccgagctctCCCAGAccctgagccaatggagaatcactttgagctccgacccgggagtcccaacacacacctactccctCTGTACGAGTACTTGACCTCTGTACTTGACGATGCTTTCATAttagaaaatattccatctcagGTCAGTtccgtccatccactggccgtttctgatcacctcccgatttcagtcaccttcaagatgctcagaaatttccatcatctgggcgtgactcgaaatgggagatGTGTGGTCAATGTacagaagtgcgcggctcaactcGAGGCCCTGCTGCTATTCATCAACAACGAGATCGTgaccaatccagctgcagtggcctCAGGCATTTCCCAAGAATTCCAAGAGTCTTTCTCAGTGCAGAGGAGtggaggactcaagaccctGTGGCTCAAACCATACAATTAAGAGCTGAGGGGTTCAAAAACTGCGAtatgccaaaacgagccaaactcCAGAGACTTGGGAacaatatgcgatatcaaaaGTCTCTGCGGAGCGCGAGTCAGTCCACCAttggttggaagtggagaacctgctctcttcatcggcctgctttgcatattttttccaaagcatCCGACAGGGTGAACCAAACGgggttattcctcaaactccaagtGTGGGGAGTTCCGCTTTCAATCTGTGTTCTGCTGTCTAACGTCTTTGCGagactcagatgctccattcgttctggtgaggacctatgcccctgctacttcacttccattggccctCCAaagggggatccactatcgccaattctattcaatttttatgtatccgacctgcccgaagtCCTCACACACCACGGCCCCGTCATCAACCATTTTCGGGTTCAATATCTCCAGAATGCAGATGTTCTGGTTCTCTttgctgattcagccgtggaattacaaaatgccatcaatgctcTCCACGATTAATGCCAAGAGAACGGTCTGATCTAATGTAACTTTATTCATAAAAATCGGCCATTTATAGGCGTTCAATGTGCACCAACCAAGAGCAGAGAGCACATTAGACAGTTATCAGATGACGGAGCAATATATCTAGAACTCTACTCTACCTTTTCATCAAGTGCAGATTATCCATTTCCAACACACAACCTCACTTGATGATGCTTGCCTCAAGGGCCGTGTCCAGCTGTCTTCTCGCCATCGATTCGTTGAAGCCTTGATCTCCGAATCAAACAGGTTCCGTTCCATTTCACGGGAACACCAGAATTCACATGTCCTGTGACAGACGGTCTCCAACGATTCCGAGGATTCCATGGTGAACCATACCCTGATTCACCTCTTTGATGTTCGTTATGGGGCATTGTGTCTGGAGTAGACATTGCCCCGGATTCAACCCAAGTGGAGGCAAGCTAAAAGTTTCAGGCCAGGAGGGACAGGGCATTGGCAATTATCCTCCTGAGTGTGGAACCTGGTAGGTGACCCGACGGATCCAAAGGAGGTGTGGAAC
This Tigriopus californicus strain San Diego chromosome 7, Tcal_SD_v2.1, whole genome shotgun sequence DNA region includes the following protein-coding sequences:
- the LOC131883819 gene encoding transient receptor potential cation channel protein painless-like isoform X2; the protein is MTGSRFSRQSRSEHESSKVMPAAIMGGDEKGEAQSSDPIEKVTDTDWDEFLRSNNHSNIRSKLRSVSLGDRISLKRKGKNPTSHTVFYSVLKNTTNGDQILLDVLDECVSATMEDENDPKYAVQIDLSPILAGGEDANQIDVVKDMLEFKNTPAKEVLKHPVMETFLDLKWRKIKNLVMINFAIYFIFLLSYSLFLGNMFYRQDRNRSVKLSDLTVQNNRIVFPSDFQEVATDSDEEPFVKRSFLQCLTSNNEHFDWTCVVEVIMAVSIFLLLAQEILQCYALGGRQYFRELENSLELAVLILASIGLGVQSDMGALKWVSAFGITLGYLQLIFLMGRYPFLGGSISLMFYSIIRRLARSLSNFLVLVVGYSFGFFIMFQDKEDHYFQNPLKAFVRTLTMVFGEFEFTQMYDAHSEDKYSLMFTMVLLVSLAVMGSLVLINLIVALIVSDIHELQEQARLQELVNKAQHVVHIDSLLDYVFRCCSQIRGRLRISNQVRICAHNLCNCDARKIRSQIAKDLKLIVHKRSILKEIEDLTTGSTEERYVEDMTNAMMRLGRQNKQRLAQSSTNVFTALAEILIDGSMERCK
- the LOC131883819 gene encoding transient receptor potential channel pyrexia-like isoform X4, which translates into the protein MPAAIMGGDEKGEAQSSDPIEKVTDTDWDEFLRSNNHSNIRSKLRSVSLGDRISLKRKGKNPTSHTVFYSVLKNTTNGDQILLDVLDECVSATMEDENDPKYAVQIDLSPILAGGEDANQIDVVKDMLEFKNTPAKEVLKHPVMETFLDLKWRKIKNLVMINFAIYFIFLLSYSLFLGNMFYRQDRNRSVKLSDLTVQNNRIVFPSDFQEVATDSDEEPFVKRSFLQCLTSNNEHFDWTCVVEVIMAVSIFLLLAQEILQCYALGGRQYFRELENSLELAVLILASIGLGVQSDMGALKWVSAFGITLGYLQLIFLMGRYPFLGGSISLMFYSIIRRLARSLSNFLVLVVGYSFGFFIMFQDKEDHYFQNPLKAFVRTLTMVFGEFEFTQMYDAHSEDKYSLMFTMVLLVSLAVMGSLVLINLIVALIVSDIHELQEQARLQELVNKAQHVVHIDSLLDYVFRCCSQIRGRLRISNQVRICAHNLCNCDARKIRSQIAKDLKLIVHKRSILKEIEDLTTGSTEERYVEDMTNAMMRLGRQNKQRLAQSSTNVFTALAEILIDGSMERCK
- the LOC131883819 gene encoding transient receptor potential cation channel protein painless-like isoform X3, with amino-acid sequence MHHNQQYSLVLDESSKVMPAAIMGGDEKGEAQSSDPIEKVTDTDWDEFLRSNNHSNIRSKLRSVSLGDRISLKRKGKNPTSHTVFYSVLKNTTNGDQILLDVLDECVSATMEDENDPKYAVQIDLSPILAGGEDANQIDVVKDMLEFKNTPAKEVLKHPVMETFLDLKWRKIKNLVMINFAIYFIFLLSYSLFLGNMFYRQDRNRSVKLSDLTVQNNRIVFPSDFQEVATDSDEEPFVKRSFLQCLTSNNEHFDWTCVVEVIMAVSIFLLLAQEILQCYALGGRQYFRELENSLELAVLILASIGLGVQSDMGALKWVSAFGITLGYLQLIFLMGRYPFLGGSISLMFYSIIRRLARSLSNFLVLVVGYSFGFFIMFQDKEDHYFQNPLKAFVRTLTMVFGEFEFTQMYDAHSEDKYSLMFTMVLLVSLAVMGSLVLINLIVALIVSDIHELQEQARLQELVNKAQHVVHIDSLLDYVFRCCSQIRGRLRISNQVRICAHNLCNCDARKIRSQIAKDLKLIVHKRSILKEIEDLTTGSTEERYVEDMTNAMMRLGRQNKQRLAQSSTNVFTALAEILIDGSMERCK
- the LOC131883819 gene encoding transient receptor potential cation channel protein painless-like isoform X1, with amino-acid sequence MMSSFYASFAPTFLTVQDVENPISCEYWKKYHESSKVMPAAIMGGDEKGEAQSSDPIEKVTDTDWDEFLRSNNHSNIRSKLRSVSLGDRISLKRKGKNPTSHTVFYSVLKNTTNGDQILLDVLDECVSATMEDENDPKYAVQIDLSPILAGGEDANQIDVVKDMLEFKNTPAKEVLKHPVMETFLDLKWRKIKNLVMINFAIYFIFLLSYSLFLGNMFYRQDRNRSVKLSDLTVQNNRIVFPSDFQEVATDSDEEPFVKRSFLQCLTSNNEHFDWTCVVEVIMAVSIFLLLAQEILQCYALGGRQYFRELENSLELAVLILASIGLGVQSDMGALKWVSAFGITLGYLQLIFLMGRYPFLGGSISLMFYSIIRRLARSLSNFLVLVVGYSFGFFIMFQDKEDHYFQNPLKAFVRTLTMVFGEFEFTQMYDAHSEDKYSLMFTMVLLVSLAVMGSLVLINLIVALIVSDIHELQEQARLQELVNKAQHVVHIDSLLDYVFRCCSQIRGRLRISNQVRICAHNLCNCDARKIRSQIAKDLKLIVHKRSILKEIEDLTTGSTEERYVEDMTNAMMRLGRQNKQRLAQSSTNVFTALAEILIDGSMERCK